A genomic region of Ktedonobacteraceae bacterium contains the following coding sequences:
- a CDS encoding FHA domain-containing protein has protein sequence MPADSQTLNVQLTWSDVATGEGREFVGPLPVTFGRTDENTVVLSSNRVSRRHATLRADGGRLILQDLQSTNGTFVNDERITEVQLASGSSFQIGPFHFTVREVPAAAVQAAQLSTTRKGLEKSALFSQSFLGRFAGLPVGESALVFSHDDKLLPEATKEPVEESLPLGGMRQPIIPMNEIYRSGLPVIETTYLAVGGGIGSFAWVDHLRIFGVPADQIAAIGLEPRPMGRYSRLCGNSQIPLHERLRSNSESCPDNIWGWPSYGLREIFRSLGKGELGNAWWVAKHVFGEPSLTYTYTPRSGDVFRSVDKEAQRIGWGRIWRYGRAQAIRKTDDGRYVVAYMAPDQRGQMVHHLAVGRYVQLAMGYPGIKILDDINEYRERTRDYKHTVNAYEEHNHVYEDLKKNGGVVMIRGRGIVASRVIQRLYEVRQQNKNIVIIHVHRNPVPKGHRDGRAVRRVINHVELQPFNWPKGCWTGSMRIRLERADDAERDRLLNDWGGTTTADRTDWQKIANRGLREGWYQIYFGEVKRLERSGKGQVVTQLSTGKPNQPEIALITDYIIDCTGLTAAIDKNPMLNDMVNTYSLGLNPKGRLRVTNDFEVEGMSNGPGRVYACGAMTLGGPHAVVDSFLGLQYAGLRAVEDLVRLRAPGLRKLTPLRSFSQWMRWVRGAEPNRSSSAPTGTAYAGGFQGQAQGQGVRV, from the coding sequence ATGCCAGCAGATTCACAAACGCTTAATGTACAGTTGACCTGGAGTGATGTAGCAACCGGTGAAGGCCGAGAATTCGTGGGACCACTACCGGTTACATTTGGACGAACTGATGAGAATACAGTTGTTCTCAGCAGCAACAGGGTATCGCGCCGGCACGCGACATTACGAGCTGATGGTGGGAGACTGATCCTTCAAGATCTTCAGAGTACCAACGGCACATTCGTCAACGACGAGCGTATTACTGAAGTACAACTGGCCAGCGGTAGTAGCTTCCAGATCGGCCCTTTCCATTTTACGGTGAGGGAAGTGCCCGCGGCAGCTGTGCAGGCAGCGCAGTTGTCGACGACACGTAAGGGTCTTGAGAAGTCGGCCCTTTTTTCGCAAAGTTTCCTGGGCCGGTTTGCCGGATTGCCGGTTGGCGAGTCCGCTCTTGTGTTCAGCCATGACGACAAACTGCTGCCAGAAGCGACGAAGGAGCCTGTAGAGGAATCCTTACCCCTGGGTGGCATGCGCCAGCCCATTATCCCAATGAATGAGATATACCGCAGCGGATTGCCTGTCATAGAGACGACGTACCTCGCTGTTGGTGGCGGAATAGGCAGCTTCGCCTGGGTTGATCACCTGCGCATCTTCGGGGTACCTGCCGACCAGATTGCCGCGATAGGTCTGGAGCCGAGGCCCATGGGTCGCTACTCGCGCCTATGTGGCAACTCGCAGATACCGCTCCACGAGCGATTACGTTCCAACAGCGAGTCGTGCCCGGACAATATCTGGGGCTGGCCATCCTACGGTCTGCGTGAAATCTTTCGTTCCCTTGGTAAGGGTGAGTTGGGGAACGCGTGGTGGGTCGCAAAGCATGTTTTTGGTGAGCCTTCGCTGACGTATACCTACACGCCGCGTTCAGGAGATGTTTTCAGATCTGTGGATAAAGAGGCTCAGCGCATCGGCTGGGGACGCATCTGGCGCTATGGCCGGGCGCAGGCGATACGTAAAACAGATGATGGCCGGTATGTGGTGGCCTATATGGCGCCTGACCAGCGAGGGCAAATGGTTCATCACCTGGCGGTAGGGCGCTATGTCCAGCTGGCGATGGGCTACCCTGGAATAAAGATTCTGGATGATATCAATGAGTACCGCGAGCGAACCAGGGACTACAAGCACACGGTCAACGCCTATGAAGAGCACAATCACGTGTATGAGGATCTGAAAAAGAATGGGGGAGTAGTGATGATTCGCGGGCGAGGAATTGTGGCTTCACGGGTGATCCAGCGACTATACGAGGTGCGCCAGCAGAATAAGAATATCGTTATTATCCACGTTCACCGCAACCCGGTGCCGAAGGGTCATCGAGACGGGCGCGCTGTCAGGCGAGTGATCAACCATGTCGAGCTGCAGCCGTTCAACTGGCCCAAGGGTTGCTGGACAGGATCGATGCGCATCCGGCTTGAGAGGGCGGATGATGCGGAGCGCGACCGGTTGCTAAACGATTGGGGAGGAACGACCACGGCGGACCGTACAGACTGGCAGAAGATTGCGAATCGGGGGCTGCGAGAAGGCTGGTATCAGATCTACTTCGGAGAGGTTAAGCGCCTTGAGCGTAGCGGCAAGGGGCAGGTCGTGACGCAGCTTTCAACGGGCAAGCCGAACCAGCCCGAGATAGCGCTGATTACAGACTATATCATTGACTGTACAGGGTTGACAGCGGCCATCGATAAGAACCCTATGTTAAATGATATGGTAAACACGTACAGTTTGGGATTAAATCCCAAGGGCCGGTTACGGGTGACGAATGATTTTGAGGTGGAGGGTATGAGTAATGGGCCGGGAAGAGTCTATGCCTGCGGAGCGATGACACTTGGTGGGCCTCACGCGGTTGTCGACAGTTTTCTAGGATTGCAATACGCGGGTCTTCGTGCTGTAGAAGACCTGGTTAGATTGCGCGCGCCGGGATTGCGCAAGCTCACTCCACTGCGTTCATTCTCTCAATGGATGCGTTGGGTGCGTGGCGCTGAGCCGAACAGGAGTTCGTCAGCTCCGACCGGTACAGCATATGCAGGCGGATTTCAAGGACAAGCACAAGGACAAGGAGTACGCGTATGA
- a CDS encoding PQQ-binding-like beta-propeller repeat protein produces the protein MQRLFQVFVLGLVLIVLAGCGSAASPGASTSTTQNRVIDASLLEGSSAGDWPMFGYDPGHTGFVDPLVHPRTIDGKIVWTRRLSPIFSSPVAGLNMLYIAGTDGYLYALRQDSGAVVWRAKLNNSLTDATPSLEGQVVFVAMQSKAIAAFNAETGQMYWSFSVGEKIQAPPVVVGGRVYVASLTHLWVLDAASGRVIWTFKHGASGWPTMGSPAIMGNAVYIGLGTGTQLWALSLTNGHVLWSFDTGDRITSSPLVQGDTVYIATWQGKIFALNRSNGQLRWVYLLNTVHNQNVVDGVGGSMAQANNRLYMGDYRGSILCIDALHGKLIWRFATGAQVLATPVVAGERIYIGSGDGFFYALDSKTGRPIWRYATGEIRGSASLANGRLYVGSLNGMVYAFR, from the coding sequence GTGCAGCGTCTATTTCAGGTGTTCGTCCTGGGCCTCGTGTTGATAGTGCTGGCCGGATGTGGTAGTGCTGCTTCTCCAGGGGCGAGCACATCTACAACTCAAAATCGCGTAATTGATGCGAGCCTGTTGGAGGGTTCGAGCGCCGGTGATTGGCCGATGTTTGGTTATGATCCAGGACATACCGGTTTCGTCGATCCGCTGGTACACCCGCGTACAATTGATGGCAAGATAGTATGGACCCGGCGGCTAAGCCCCATCTTCTCCTCGCCCGTAGCCGGTCTAAACATGCTGTATATTGCCGGCACCGATGGTTATTTATATGCTCTGAGGCAGGATTCGGGGGCTGTAGTATGGCGCGCGAAACTGAATAATTCGCTGACGGATGCGACCCCATCCCTGGAAGGCCAGGTAGTATTTGTGGCTATGCAGAGTAAGGCCATCGCTGCTTTCAACGCGGAGACGGGTCAGATGTACTGGTCGTTCAGTGTGGGTGAGAAGATTCAGGCCCCGCCGGTTGTCGTTGGTGGACGTGTGTATGTCGCTTCTCTCACTCATTTGTGGGTTCTTGATGCAGCCAGCGGGCGAGTTATATGGACATTCAAACACGGGGCGAGCGGATGGCCTACAATGGGTTCTCCGGCAATTATGGGCAACGCGGTCTATATTGGCCTGGGAACGGGAACCCAGCTCTGGGCGCTGAGTCTTACGAATGGACACGTCTTATGGTCATTCGATACCGGAGATCGCATCACAAGTAGCCCGCTCGTGCAGGGAGATACCGTTTATATCGCTACATGGCAGGGAAAGATTTTTGCCCTGAACCGTAGCAATGGCCAATTGCGCTGGGTCTATCTGCTGAACACGGTGCATAATCAAAATGTGGTTGATGGTGTGGGCGGTAGCATGGCCCAGGCGAATAACAGACTCTATATGGGAGACTATCGCGGCTCGATTTTATGTATTGACGCGCTGCATGGGAAGCTGATCTGGCGTTTCGCAACAGGCGCGCAGGTTCTTGCGACACCGGTTGTGGCAGGTGAACGCATATATATCGGCTCTGGAGATGGTTTCTTTTATGCGCTGGATAGTAAAACCGGGCGTCCTATCTGGCGTTATGCGACGGGCGAGATACGGGGTTCTGCCTCGTTAGCCAATGGGCGCCTGTATGTGGGCAGCCTCAACGGGATGGTGTATGCATTTAGATAG
- a CDS encoding nicotinate phosphoribosyltransferase: MNRRAPQYHPALMTDMYHPDSAYVSWRTGLNGLTTFDLYTRTAPFGGAYLLVAGVESALEFVQAFHYTPDELRFLAQIRDYDSAFLDELAKLRFTGEILALPEGSIAFPNEPIMRVTAPFREAILLEAGLVQAINLSTLIATKASRIVFAAEQGRPRRVAEFAFRRAQEPLTVARASYIGGCSSTSLLNAAYEYRLPATGTVPHALIELFPTEEEAFDAIAEAYNRYTLLLDTYDPRQAIHTAISVALHSQETLGHTLAAVRLDSGDIVADSKYIREQLDKAGLDSVRILASGDLDEWKISDMLAAGAEVDSFGVGTSLGFGSGSIELDIPGGALGAVYKEVSYMDEAGNEIPKVKLAGPKSTWPGRKEIYRHPEWKEDVVQLANEPRPDNYHRLLRPVMRNGEMIPGSLPPLSEIRELAQQNLQMLPLQYRQLTVDQPYPVRFSDGLQALRKQAERLLENHLPEE; the protein is encoded by the coding sequence ATGAATCGTCGCGCACCACAGTATCATCCAGCTTTAATGACAGATATGTACCATCCAGATTCCGCTTATGTTTCATGGCGAACAGGTCTCAATGGACTGACAACCTTTGATCTCTATACCCGTACCGCTCCTTTCGGTGGCGCCTATCTGCTGGTGGCCGGAGTGGAGTCCGCGCTCGAATTTGTGCAGGCTTTTCACTATACACCCGATGAACTGCGTTTCCTGGCGCAAATTCGCGATTATGATAGCGCTTTTCTCGATGAACTGGCGAAACTGCGTTTTACCGGCGAGATACTCGCGCTGCCCGAAGGCTCCATTGCTTTTCCTAATGAGCCAATCATGCGCGTCACAGCTCCGTTTCGTGAAGCCATCCTGCTCGAGGCGGGGCTGGTTCAGGCCATCAACCTCTCCACCTTGATCGCAACAAAGGCATCTCGCATTGTCTTCGCGGCAGAACAGGGGCGCCCTCGCCGGGTCGCCGAGTTCGCTTTTCGCCGCGCGCAAGAGCCACTGACCGTCGCTCGCGCTTCCTACATCGGCGGCTGCTCCAGCACTTCGCTGCTCAATGCCGCCTACGAGTATCGCTTACCGGCAACCGGCACTGTCCCCCACGCCTTGATCGAACTCTTCCCCACTGAGGAAGAAGCCTTCGACGCCATCGCGGAGGCCTATAATCGCTATACGCTTCTGCTCGATACCTATGATCCACGCCAGGCCATCCATACTGCTATCAGCGTCGCACTGCATTCGCAAGAAACGCTCGGCCATACACTCGCCGCTGTTCGCCTCGATAGCGGAGATATCGTCGCCGATAGCAAATACATTCGCGAACAACTCGACAAGGCGGGACTCGACAGCGTGCGCATCCTCGCGAGCGGCGACCTTGACGAATGGAAAATTAGCGATATGCTGGCGGCAGGAGCCGAGGTTGACTCGTTTGGAGTAGGCACCTCCCTCGGCTTTGGCAGCGGCTCCATTGAACTCGATATTCCCGGTGGAGCGCTTGGCGCCGTGTATAAAGAGGTTTCGTACATGGATGAAGCAGGCAACGAGATTCCCAAAGTGAAGCTCGCCGGCCCCAAGTCTACCTGGCCCGGCAGGAAAGAAATCTATCGCCATCCTGAATGGAAAGAAGATGTTGTCCAGCTCGCCAACGAACCCCGTCCCGATAACTACCATCGCCTGCTGCGCCCGGTTATGCGCAACGGTGAGATGATTCCTGGCAGCCTGCCTCCGCTCTCAGAAATACGCGAACTGGCCCAGCAGAACTTACAAATGCTCCCGTTACAATACCGGCAACTCACAGTAGATCAGCCCTATCCCGTGCGTTTCAGCGACGGGTTGCAAGCGCTGCGCAAACAGGCAGAGAGGCTGCTGGAGAATCACCTACCAGAGGAATAA
- a CDS encoding (2Fe-2S)-binding protein has translation MTMKREITVTVNGKQYHSSVEPRLLLVHYLRDVLDLTGTHIGCDTSQCGACTVLLNGETVKSCTVLAVQADGGEVTTIEGLAPEGSLHPIQEGFWEKHGLQCGFCTPGMIMASYQLLKDNPNPTEEEIRKGLEGNICRCTGYQNIVRAVQYAAEQMRTGAAEPVGTGD, from the coding sequence ATGACGATGAAGCGCGAAATCACCGTCACGGTGAATGGCAAGCAATACCATTCATCGGTTGAACCCCGTTTGTTGCTCGTTCATTATCTACGAGACGTGCTGGACCTTACAGGAACGCACATTGGCTGTGATACCTCGCAATGTGGAGCCTGCACTGTACTACTCAATGGCGAAACCGTCAAATCCTGTACGGTGCTGGCAGTACAGGCCGATGGTGGCGAAGTGACAACCATCGAGGGACTGGCACCTGAGGGAAGTCTGCACCCCATCCAGGAAGGTTTCTGGGAGAAGCACGGTCTGCAGTGTGGCTTTTGCACGCCCGGCATGATTATGGCCTCGTATCAATTGCTCAAGGATAACCCCAATCCGACAGAAGAAGAGATCCGCAAGGGGCTTGAGGGCAATATCTGCCGCTGCACCGGCTATCAAAACATTGTGCGCGCAGTCCAGTACGCTGCCGAGCAGATGCGTACCGGCGCTGCCGAGCCTGTTGGAACTGGTGACTAG
- a CDS encoding mechanosensitive ion channel, protein MVTNWGTSIFNALSNAVNLILTFIPRIIGFLVILIIGWIIATLVAKAVTFLLRKVGFDRMANRIGLNRFEQRMGVTLDPAGVLGKVVFWFLLLIFLVPATDALGLPTVSNILNTLVAYIPNVFVAILVLFLGTLLATFVADLVRGATASTNIGNPSIFAGIARWAIIAFAALVALEQLKITPDLINELFGAVVLALAIAFGLAFGLGGQDAARRWLARGENTVSSAASQISAQQSMNQANAAQMQVPQAATYQQPVPAQGYQQPYPPQQPYPAQQQPYPPQQPYPPQYADNTEPTPPMRPNQR, encoded by the coding sequence ATGGTTACGAACTGGGGCACATCCATTTTCAATGCCCTCAGCAACGCGGTGAATCTCATTCTGACGTTCATCCCGCGTATTATCGGCTTTCTGGTCATTTTGATCATTGGCTGGATCATTGCTACCCTTGTTGCCAAGGCGGTAACATTCCTGTTGCGCAAGGTCGGTTTTGACCGCATGGCAAACCGCATCGGTCTGAATCGCTTTGAGCAGCGCATGGGGGTTACATTGGATCCTGCCGGAGTTCTAGGCAAGGTCGTTTTCTGGTTCTTGCTCTTGATTTTCCTGGTTCCCGCAACCGATGCTCTGGGGTTGCCAACCGTCAGTAACATTCTGAATACGCTGGTGGCCTACATTCCGAACGTGTTTGTAGCTATCCTCGTACTGTTTCTGGGTACGTTGCTGGCTACCTTCGTTGCCGACCTGGTGCGTGGAGCAACTGCCTCCACAAATATCGGTAACCCATCCATTTTTGCGGGCATCGCTCGCTGGGCCATCATCGCCTTTGCCGCGCTGGTCGCGCTTGAGCAGTTAAAGATCACGCCCGACCTGATTAATGAGCTATTCGGCGCTGTTGTCTTAGCGCTGGCTATCGCTTTCGGACTGGCTTTTGGTCTTGGTGGGCAGGATGCAGCGCGTCGCTGGCTCGCTCGCGGAGAAAATACGGTAAGCAGTGCGGCCTCACAGATCAGTGCTCAACAGAGCATGAATCAGGCCAATGCTGCTCAGATGCAGGTACCTCAAGCTGCCACTTACCAGCAGCCCGTACCGGCGCAGGGTTATCAGCAGCCCTATCCGCCTCAGCAGCCTTACCCTGCACAACAACAACCTTATCCACCCCAGCAGCCTTATCCGCCACAGTATGCGGATAACACTGAACCCACGCCGCCCATGCGGCCCAATCAGCGTTAA
- a CDS encoding carboxypeptidase regulatory-like domain-containing protein, producing MQTNNKSWLRQHLTTILSSAAVLTLLISSIVIIPRAISIHAVSNTLPKAQYVPSTVFGDTDDLPKGSIRPVRQGLAAGSASVSGVVTDATTGQPVANAQVGISVGTVSSTAQYTTTASNGSYSFTGIAAGTYNLEADRYTISGTQPFYKDAEQMQVNVNGSVTVNFSLTPIAVPGSRTIPAGHAKNLIIVDYDETYYESWFTDTQSMANNSPATHQLAQNGVLASETWTQYGYSPIDHYQIAVGSYPAWRTPDAPAKVWGQPNGLDTNIWYGGSEVFGQESIFDVAKSYGMSTAVIGGNDYPTGHITDANVDQISLGQNINGVPTQWVTEVENFLTAHASNANGSLVYMPVTEAEGKSIESTSPDVSGSLYQQASSWDDQAFGELQTWLQQNNYMSNTAIAIVSDEAQNDGTQYDNFYGLGDTGMGSTRHLPFVFSGPGIATGKTYTGNVGIDDMSATFMYELGLPAPVDSRGQIISGFFTGGVTPTPTPSPSPTGTPSPTPTTTNTPSPTATNTPSPTNTSTPSPTPTKTPTPPPTSTPPPGNNLIINGGFESSGNWVYGGTSHPARSSTQVHSGHYSLKVGLSSGQQGDSTAYQTVTIPAGTKHATLSFYYWPASNDSSTYGWQEADVINSNGQVVQQLFQNTTNDQVWIQMSFDLSAYAGQTIGIQFLDHEESNGYSYYTYMYVDDVTLTVS from the coding sequence GTGCAAACGAACAACAAAAGTTGGCTGCGCCAACACCTCACTACCATTCTATCTTCCGCGGCAGTTCTGACCCTACTTATTTCGTCAATCGTCATTATCCCTCGCGCCATTTCAATTCACGCCGTATCCAACACCTTACCCAAAGCTCAGTACGTCCCCTCGACCGTCTTCGGTGATACCGATGATCTGCCGAAGGGGTCGATCAGGCCAGTCAGACAAGGGTTAGCAGCCGGTTCTGCGTCTGTCAGCGGCGTCGTTACCGATGCTACTACCGGACAGCCGGTCGCGAACGCTCAGGTCGGTATCAGCGTTGGTACCGTGAGCTCAACAGCGCAATACACGACAACCGCCAGCAATGGCAGCTACAGCTTCACCGGCATCGCCGCCGGGACATACAACCTGGAAGCAGATCGCTACACCATTAGCGGAACGCAGCCTTTCTATAAAGATGCGGAGCAAATGCAGGTGAATGTCAACGGCAGTGTGACGGTCAACTTTAGCCTGACTCCCATTGCCGTGCCGGGTTCGCGCACCATTCCGGCAGGACACGCCAAAAATCTGATTATCGTGGACTACGACGAAACCTACTACGAGTCCTGGTTCACCGATACACAATCCATGGCCAATAATTCACCTGCCACCCATCAACTTGCGCAAAATGGCGTGCTAGCCTCAGAGACCTGGACACAGTACGGCTACTCACCCATCGATCATTACCAGATCGCTGTTGGCTCGTACCCTGCATGGCGCACACCCGATGCTCCGGCCAAAGTATGGGGCCAGCCAAATGGACTCGACACCAACATCTGGTACGGCGGATCAGAAGTTTTCGGCCAGGAATCAATCTTCGATGTCGCCAAAAGCTATGGCATGAGTACCGCCGTCATCGGTGGCAATGACTATCCAACCGGGCACATTACCGATGCCAACGTAGACCAGATTTCCCTGGGCCAAAACATCAATGGTGTTCCTACCCAGTGGGTTACCGAGGTGGAGAATTTCTTGACGGCTCACGCCTCGAACGCCAATGGCTCCCTGGTGTATATGCCGGTCACAGAGGCGGAGGGTAAATCTATAGAAAGTACCAGCCCGGATGTCTCCGGTAGCCTCTATCAACAGGCCAGTTCCTGGGATGACCAGGCATTCGGAGAATTACAGACATGGCTGCAGCAGAATAACTATATGAGCAATACCGCCATCGCCATCGTCTCTGACGAGGCACAAAATGACGGCACCCAGTATGATAACTTCTATGGCCTGGGCGATACGGGCATGGGTTCAACGCGCCATCTTCCATTCGTCTTCTCAGGCCCAGGCATAGCGACCGGCAAGACCTATACAGGCAATGTGGGCATCGATGACATGAGCGCGACCTTTATGTATGAGCTTGGCCTCCCCGCACCTGTCGATAGCAGAGGACAAATTATCTCAGGCTTCTTCACAGGCGGTGTGACTCCGACGCCCACGCCATCACCATCCCCAACCGGCACGCCCTCACCTACACCCACGACCACAAACACGCCATCTCCCACGGCCACGAATACCCCTTCGCCGACAAATACCAGTACGCCATCTCCCACGCCCACCAAAACACCCACGCCTCCTCCCACCAGCACACCCCCTCCAGGAAATAATCTGATTATCAATGGAGGCTTTGAATCGAGTGGCAACTGGGTGTATGGGGGTACGAGTCATCCCGCGCGCAGTAGTACGCAAGTACATAGCGGGCATTATTCCTTAAAGGTGGGACTTAGCAGTGGGCAACAGGGCGATTCGACTGCCTATCAAACGGTAACCATTCCAGCTGGCACAAAGCATGCTACCCTCAGCTTCTACTACTGGCCAGCCAGCAATGACTCCAGCACCTACGGCTGGCAAGAAGCTGATGTGATTAATAGCAATGGCCAGGTCGTGCAGCAACTCTTCCAGAACACGACCAATGACCAGGTCTGGATTCAAATGTCCTTTGATCTCTCGGCATACGCCGGTCAGACCATCGGCATCCAATTCCTGGATCACGAGGAGTCCAACGGCTATTCGTACTACACCTATATGTATGTGGACGATGTAACCTTGACGGTGAGCTAA
- a CDS encoding serine/threonine-protein kinase yields MSIFENQTGRIPRQSILHQRYAIVGPLGRGGMSAVYQAVDTQEANRRVAIKEMSQGHLSGPDLDEAIRRFQQEATLLHSLRHPNLPRIFDIFEEQGRSYLVMEFIEGKNLFQLLQENKMRPLPVAQVVDYALQLCDVLIYLHGLQPPIIFRDLKPTNVMVTGDGHIYLIDFGIARFFKEGQQQDTILLGSPGYAPPEQHGSGQTNPRSDLYSLGATLHCCLTGKDPYLSTERFIFTPVRQVNPQVPLELDQLIQRLVIVDERYRPASALEVQQWLRQIRQQAAGDTVQVSPRPAAPAYAPTQNVPPNALSPASPHNTYQAPQLPPTVAVRTAAPSPQLPQRSARGHPQASAAGFRRKATWTAPFTTLFLGMLILTAGGTLYALNFIVNSDHMVEFGLSALLLLVAIGATLFVHKFVPLLILMVIALGSMASGIAFLMQATPGIQLIENLVHVSDNNLFTAGLGIAALVLLCWLFRSISWPGRLLLFVVSGAATICLFIQYPLSDANSLGGNEGDIKHTLLLTAIILLIQSTLLAVQAERARSHS; encoded by the coding sequence ATGTCGATCTTTGAAAATCAGACCGGAAGAATACCCCGGCAATCCATCTTGCACCAGCGCTATGCCATCGTTGGTCCGCTTGGCCGCGGCGGAATGAGCGCGGTATACCAGGCAGTAGATACTCAAGAGGCTAACCGGCGCGTCGCCATTAAGGAGATGAGCCAGGGCCATCTCAGCGGCCCTGATCTCGATGAAGCCATCAGGCGGTTTCAACAGGAAGCCACCCTGCTACATTCGCTTCGACATCCTAATCTACCTCGCATCTTTGATATATTCGAAGAGCAGGGACGTTCTTACCTCGTCATGGAATTCATTGAGGGCAAAAACCTGTTCCAATTGCTGCAGGAAAACAAAATGCGCCCGCTTCCCGTGGCGCAGGTCGTGGATTATGCCCTTCAATTATGCGATGTGCTTATTTACCTGCATGGACTGCAACCGCCAATCATCTTTCGCGATCTTAAGCCAACCAATGTGATGGTTACCGGGGATGGTCATATTTATTTGATCGACTTCGGCATTGCGCGCTTCTTTAAGGAAGGCCAACAGCAGGACACTATTCTTCTAGGTTCACCAGGATATGCGCCCCCCGAACAGCATGGCAGCGGACAAACGAATCCCCGTTCTGATCTCTACTCATTAGGTGCTACACTCCACTGCTGCCTGACGGGAAAAGACCCCTATCTCTCAACAGAACGCTTCATCTTTACCCCGGTGCGCCAGGTTAACCCGCAGGTCCCGCTTGAACTCGATCAGCTCATCCAGCGTTTAGTGATAGTAGATGAACGCTATCGTCCGGCCAGCGCTCTAGAAGTCCAGCAATGGCTGCGCCAGATCAGGCAACAGGCAGCAGGTGATACTGTGCAAGTGAGTCCTCGTCCTGCCGCTCCCGCGTATGCTCCAACCCAAAATGTCCCGCCGAACGCTCTATCTCCCGCATCCCCTCACAATACTTACCAGGCGCCGCAACTACCTCCAACAGTGGCAGTAAGAACCGCGGCACCGTCTCCCCAACTTCCTCAAAGATCAGCTCGCGGTCATCCGCAAGCGTCAGCTGCCGGCTTTCGTCGTAAGGCAACATGGACAGCTCCTTTCACCACCCTATTCCTTGGCATGCTTATCCTTACCGCAGGTGGCACCCTCTATGCGCTCAACTTCATCGTGAACTCGGATCATATGGTTGAATTCGGGTTATCTGCTCTCCTGCTTCTGGTTGCGATTGGAGCTACCCTGTTCGTTCACAAATTCGTTCCCCTATTAATCCTTATGGTCATCGCGCTTGGCAGCATGGCATCTGGCATAGCTTTTCTCATGCAGGCAACACCCGGTATCCAGCTCATCGAGAACCTGGTACATGTCAGCGACAACAACCTGTTTACGGCAGGATTAGGAATTGCTGCGCTTGTCTTACTCTGCTGGCTATTTCGCTCAATCTCCTGGCCGGGCCGTCTCCTGCTCTTTGTGGTATCTGGCGCTGCCACTATCTGCCTGTTTATTCAGTATCCTCTTAGCGATGCGAACTCTCTCGGAGGAAACGAGGGGGATATCAAGCACACATTATTGCTCACAGCCATCATTCTACTTATCCAGAGTACGTTGCTGGCGGTACAGGCAGAAAGGGCTAGATCTCATTCATAA